A stretch of Pseudomonas taetrolens DNA encodes these proteins:
- a CDS encoding sensor histidine kinase, protein MHKLDSLRWGLLWNLTLLMVVLMLASGLSAYFNGREAADTAYDRTLLASARTIAAGLSQRDGSLSADVPYVALDTFAYDSAGRIYYQVNDIHQRLISGYENLPAPPPGTLRTDDYPALARFYDGQYQGQNVRVVSLLKAVTEPEMNGMAEIRVAETDEARVAMARSLMADTLLRLGMLGFGALLVVWFAVSAALRPLERLRTAVEEREPDDLRALPAVSVQRELRPLVRAINHFTERLRGQFERQAQFIADAAHELRTPLAVLKARLELGLRAHEPQTWRNTLEQAVQDTDRLTQLANQLLSLARIENGARAIAEGRAQLLDLSQLARELGMAMAPLAHARGVALALEADQPVWLHGEPILLHELLSNLVDNALAHTPVGGNVILRVSLPAILEVEDDGPGIPFEDRERVFERFYRGHQQVTGAGLGLAIVGEIGRAHLAQISLHDGAKGGLKVRVSFVPANGGRQQG, encoded by the coding sequence ATGCATAAACTCGACAGTTTGCGTTGGGGGTTGCTCTGGAACCTGACGCTGTTGATGGTGGTATTGATGCTGGCCAGCGGGCTGAGTGCCTATTTCAATGGGCGTGAAGCGGCCGATACGGCCTATGACAGAACGTTGCTGGCGTCCGCACGAACCATCGCCGCCGGTTTGTCGCAACGCGACGGCAGTTTGAGTGCGGACGTCCCCTACGTTGCGCTCGATACCTTTGCCTACGATAGCGCCGGGCGGATTTACTATCAGGTCAATGATATTCACCAGCGACTGATATCGGGCTACGAGAACTTGCCTGCGCCACCACCCGGTACATTGCGCACTGATGACTACCCGGCTCTGGCACGTTTTTATGATGGCCAGTACCAAGGGCAAAACGTGCGCGTCGTGAGTCTGCTCAAGGCCGTTACTGAGCCCGAGATGAATGGCATGGCAGAAATCCGCGTCGCCGAAACCGACGAAGCACGCGTGGCGATGGCGCGCAGTTTAATGGCCGATACCCTGTTGCGCCTGGGTATGCTGGGGTTCGGCGCGCTGTTGGTGGTGTGGTTTGCCGTTAGTGCCGCGTTACGTCCACTGGAGCGTTTGCGCACGGCCGTCGAAGAGCGTGAGCCCGATGACCTGCGTGCCTTGCCTGCGGTATCGGTGCAGCGCGAACTGCGACCGCTGGTGCGGGCGATCAATCACTTTACCGAACGCTTGCGCGGGCAATTTGAGCGCCAGGCGCAGTTTATTGCCGATGCCGCGCATGAACTGCGTACTCCGTTGGCGGTACTCAAGGCCAGGCTCGAACTGGGCTTGCGCGCACATGAACCGCAGACTTGGCGCAACACCCTCGAACAGGCGGTGCAAGACACCGATCGTTTGACTCAGTTGGCGAATCAATTGCTGTCGCTGGCCCGTATAGAGAATGGCGCGCGAGCCATCGCTGAAGGACGAGCGCAGTTACTCGACCTCAGTCAATTGGCCCGTGAGCTGGGCATGGCCATGGCACCGCTGGCCCATGCGCGGGGTGTTGCATTGGCACTCGAGGCCGACCAGCCTGTCTGGCTGCACGGCGAGCCTATCTTGTTGCATGAGTTGCTGAGCAATCTGGTGGACAACGCTCTGGCCCACACGCCGGTCGGGGGCAATGTGATCCTGCGAGTCAGCTTGCCCGCGATCCTGGAAGTCGAAGATGATGGCCCGGGTATTCCTTTTGAAGACCGCGAGCGAGTATTCGAGCGTTTTTACCGGGGGCATCAACAGGTGACTGGCGCGGGGCTGGGGTTGGCGATCGTCGGGGAAATCGGCCGTGCACATCTGGCGCAAATCAGCCTGCACGATGGCGCGAAAGGAGGGCTGAAAGTACGGGTAAGTTTCGTGCCGGCGAATGGGGGACGCCAGCAAGGTTGA
- a CDS encoding response regulator, translating into MRVLLVEDQPQLADSIAQALKGTSLTVDVLHDGVAADLALSSEEYALAILDVGLPRMDGFEVLARLRARGKTLPVLMLTARSDVKDRVHGLNLGADDYLAKPFELTELEARVKALLRRTVLGGERQQRCGALVYDLGTRRFSLGDDLLTLTSREQAVLEALIARPGRVMSKEQLAAQVFGLDEEASADAIEIYIHRLRKKLDGQAVAIVTFRGLGYLLEGRDA; encoded by the coding sequence ATGCGTGTTCTTTTGGTCGAAGACCAGCCGCAGTTGGCCGACAGTATTGCCCAAGCCTTGAAAGGGACCAGCTTGACCGTGGATGTGCTGCACGATGGGGTCGCTGCGGATCTGGCCTTGAGCAGCGAAGAATATGCGCTGGCCATCCTGGATGTGGGGTTGCCGCGCATGGATGGTTTTGAGGTGCTGGCCCGTTTGCGTGCTCGTGGCAAAACCCTGCCGGTGTTGATGCTGACTGCCCGCAGTGACGTCAAGGACAGGGTTCACGGGCTCAATCTCGGTGCCGATGATTACCTGGCCAAGCCGTTTGAACTGACAGAGCTGGAGGCCCGGGTCAAAGCCCTGTTGCGTCGCACTGTACTGGGGGGCGAACGGCAGCAGCGCTGCGGAGCGCTGGTATACGATCTTGGTACTCGACGTTTCTCTCTGGGTGATGATCTATTGACCCTGACTTCGCGAGAGCAGGCCGTGCTGGAGGCATTGATCGCGCGGCCGGGCAGGGTGATGAGCAAGGAGCAACTGGCGGCTCAAGTGTTCGGTCTGGACGAAGAGGCGAGTGCTGATGCCATCGAGATCTATATTCATCGATTACGCAAAAAACTCGATGGTCAGGCCGTTGCGATCGTGACCTTCCGGGGCTTGGGGTATTTGCTGGAAGGCCGCGATGCATAA